Within the Pseudomonas fulva genome, the region GCAAGGAACTGTAGTTTTTCTTCATTCCTGAATATCGGTAAATCCCGATATTCCTTTTTATCGAAGTGAGGGCTTGCCATGGGCTGAGCGCGGAGCGAAATCGTCGTAAATTTTTTGTCTCAATATATCGAAAAATCCCGATATCCCTTTTTCCAGAAACGAGGAATCAGCAATGAAAGCGCAGATACTCAACGCCTTTGGCGGCCCGCAAGCATTCCAGCTGGTCGAGGTGCCCAAACCCGTGCCGCAAGCGGGGCAGGTGCTGGTGCGGGTGCACGCCACCTCCATCAACCCGCTGGATTATCAGGTACGCCGTGGCGACTATCCCGACCTGGTGCCACTACCGGCGATCACCGGGCACGACGTTTCCGGCGTGGTCGAAGCGGTCGGGCCGGGCGTGACGGGCTTCGCGCCGGGCGACGAAGTCTGGTACACGCCGCAGATCTTCGAGGGCCCCGGCAGCTATGCCGAGTATCACGTGGCTGACGAAAGCATCGTCGGCAGCAAGCCTTCCTCGCTGAGCCATCTCGAGGCGGCCAGCCTGACCCTGGTCGGCGGCACCGCATGGGAAGCGCTGGTGGTGCGCGCGGCGCTCAGGGTGGGCGAGAGCGTGCTGATTCACGGTGGGGCGGGTGGCGTCGGCCATGTGGCGATCCAGCTGGCCAAGGCCATGGGCGCCAAGGTGTTCACCACCGTACGTGAAGCCAACTTCGAATTCGCCCGCAGCCTGGGGGCCGATGTG harbors:
- a CDS encoding zinc-dependent alcohol dehydrogenase family protein; this encodes MKAQILNAFGGPQAFQLVEVPKPVPQAGQVLVRVHATSINPLDYQVRRGDYPDLVPLPAITGHDVSGVVEAVGPGVTGFAPGDEVWYTPQIFEGPGSYAEYHVADESIVGSKPSSLSHLEAASLTLVGGTAWEALVVRAALRVGESVLIHGGAGGVGHVAIQLAKAMGAKVFTTVREANFEFARSLGADVVIDYAQEDYAQAILRETGGQGVDVVFDTIGGDTLARSPDVLAQLGRVISIVDIALPQNLLQAWGKNASYHFVFTRQNRGKLNELSALIERGQLRPHLGAVYSLADIPLAHALLETPNNGLRGKIAIAVVPEAHSGTHTQPSNPR